DNA sequence from the Lycium barbarum isolate Lr01 chromosome 5, ASM1917538v2, whole genome shotgun sequence genome:
GTCCTTAAATCACTGATCGGAAAATCTCCTCTCTCATCTCCATTCACCTGTCCAAACAGGTCCTTAACGAGATTTCTCTTTTCGAAGAATTCTTTCGAACTCGTTATTATCTGAATAATAACCACTACAAAATCTAATCCAAACAGGACCTTAATTCATATCGGTAATTGCTATGTCTACGGTGCAATACAATAATTACTCTCACAACGGAACATACTTTCCGACGCCGTTTCATCCCTACATTGGCCCTACTCCTTCGCCAGTGGCTAATCCCGTTTATAATGCTACAACAGCTATTCCAGGCGGTTACTCTTTGCCTCAGTATCAACAAGTAAGCATTTGCATTATAATTATGTATCGTATTGTTTTGTATTATACTTGTATCGTTTTGGTGAATACCACGTTGAATACATTACTATCACTCTCTACCGATTTACGTGACATTTTTTGCTTCGCGCGATTCaaactttgaccaatattttaagatatatatatatattttctatcaaattgatatgagaattgCGATTTATAGTATTTTTTTCGTGGAGTTTTCAAATATGTACTGATATAGTTTGATTAGGCACGAACTTTAAGAAACTAAAGAAAGACTTCTGAAACTTGTGGTCGGTAATAAATCAGAGATATTTGTGTGGatataaatcattttattaagggtaaaagggaaagttttaagttttttttttttttaaatatagaaatgtatcattcaaTGTATCTAAGACTAAAAAGGTAAGTGTTCATATCGAGGgagtaaattttaattttaaaatattaagttgatctaatccaatttagcttgaAAGTTTAGTCAAACTGAATCTCAAAAAgcaaaaagtatcacataaattggacagagggagtaattatTATGATATTTCGGCTGTAAAATTTGATTTTGATGAACCGACTTGGATTGAGATAGAGAGGAGAAAAACAGAGCTAATTTTTCAGATGCATGTTTAACTCATCAGTGGCTCgtaggtgtatatatatatatgtaagttatatataacttaagcatataacttaatatatatatagtatatgcaTGCATGCCTTCTGTGCATGTTATAGTACCTAATATGTTTACACAAAGTGCATGCTTCTTAGTTACAGTTAGCAAGCTAGCGATAAAGAAGATCTTCATTGAAGTATTTGAAGTAGAGACTCTGTACATCTTTATCGATGTTGTTTTTTTTAGCTTTAAAGATGTTGTTTTTAGCTTGAATTTGTTCCTCTCGTGATAAAAGAAGATTTAGTTGATAATCTTTCTAACGTGCCTAATTATTGTGGACAGGCGCAGGAATTATTTCAAAAAGTTGCACAGACAATTACGCCCGAGGCAATTCAGAATGTGAAAGCTGCGCTTGCAAGCAGTGAGATTGATCAAAAAGCTGAGGCCAAAAAGAAAGCTGTGCCTCGAAAGGCAGCAGGACAGACTTGGGAAGATCCTACTCTTGCAGACTGGCCAGAGAGTAAGTCGCTTGCTCCATTTGATTCTTTCTTCTAATTTGGTTTGGCGTCAAATGTTTGAATTCAGTTTttacccattaaaaaaaaagttgagtTTGTTTAGTTTATTCTCTTGGTGCTCTGTGGTTGTTCCGATTTGGTCTCCTCGCAGTCCTTGATAGTTTTGAACATGAATTGAACTATGTACTACCTTGTTATGAAGAGTCCTGGCAGCGCTTATAAGAATGTTAAAACTGGTCTGGATAACCGCGTAAGCTGTAGAAAGCAATTATGAGTGCTGAAGCAATCACCGGCTATGCCTTGCAGGGTGTGGAATTAAGGAAGCAGTTATTAAAGGTGAATAAGTCACCTATGCAATCACTCAGGGGGGGTAAAAATTAAGTCTAATTTCATATTATGATCCAACTTTCCGTGAAATCTAGATATATTTTGAGGTTATCAGCAACAGAATTTAGATTAAAGTGAGCATGATCAATAGTGATAGTTTAGGCAACTTGAAAGAATTGAGGACTGAAAAATATTTGACCACATATAGCAGTTGTTAAAAAAGTGGGCAGGCAATGATCGGGGTGCTGTTAAAACCAAGTAGGTGAGGTCCTTCAATAGAGCTGGCATGACAGTGTACCCTTCCCCTACTCCCCATCCTAAAGAGGTCAAAGCTTTCATATTGCTTCATGTGCTCGGCTTTTGGGGTGTCTCTGTGTGTGTGGTGGGGAGGGGGATTATCATCTTCATGAAGTAAACATTCCGTATCGAGTCTTCGCCTCGTTGGTGGACGGAGGGAAGCTTTTCTTTCGAGCCAATGCATCAGTCCAAGTAACACTTGTCATGCCTATCACCTTTATATGTTCTGTTTCCCCTTTTCCGTTTTGGCAGGGGCAGTGACACTTGGAGGCTGGAGCCAGTTTGAAGCAAAAATGGTCTATACTATAATGAATGCCTAACTGCCAAAGGCACAATGTGGAAGGTAGAAGAATAAATGTGCTGAATTAATTGTGCTTGAAAAGTTCTGGGTCGAGTCGTCCTTCTGAataaacacccccccccccccccccccccccgggtccACTCTTTTTGTGTGGAGGCAGCTGATTGCGAGGCGAACGAGCTAGCTAATACTCCTATATACATGTTTGAATGTTATCCTTTCGTGACTTATCAAAAAAAAACTACGCTTCAGTGATCCATTTTCACAGACTATTTTCCTGGTAATTTTTATGTCTGACTTCCCGTATAACTCTTTTCGCTCTTCTTGTTGTGTTGATTTTTATGTCTTGACGTTCCATAAAACTCTTTTCGCACTTCTTGTTGTGTTGACTGTTGGCTTTTGCTGTAAGATGGGTGTCAATTCTATTACATTTGACTGACCAAGTTGACTATTTTTCATGCAGATGATTTTCGTATATTTTGTGGTAACCTTGGGAATGAGGTGAATGATGATGTTTTGTCGAAAGCATTTTCAAGATTTCCTTCCTTTAACATGGCCAGGGTAAGTTCTTTTAGAATCATTCATGTTTCCGAACAGTGATACTTTTGATTCGTATACTTGGGACTTGTGTGCTTTCTTAAAATGGTCATgacgcggggggggggggggggggggggggagggaggtcTTTGTGTCTAGACTTCTTCTTTGCTTTCTCTTATAGATTTTATATTTCCATACGTTCGACATCCTTCAATTTGGGGAGAGCCAGTGGCGGAGCCATTCTTTTAATTGACACCCCTTCGTGGAAATTTACTCTGCATAGATAgataaaaatatacttatatttaTACACTATATGTTGACTCCCACTTGTCTTTttggtatgttttcctttttatatttttggagaaaattgatttagtagaaaaaataaaagaattgcAGAAAAGGCCATTGTTGGGCTCTTAGATGGAACCAAACTTGTATCCCTCACCACAGCATGTTTTTCTCTTTTTCTGTTTGTTGTGTAGACTGCGTGTGTTACACAGTTGTCGTGCATGTTCATATTTGCACTAAACTGAAGAATATTGCTAAGTACATCAATCTCGAGCCATTAATAAGGTATCTTGAAATACTGTCAGCTTTTGAATGTTTAAAATGGCGAGTTATCTAGGTTGGTGAGCATCCAAAGGAGGAGGTTGTATTGATGGTGATCTATGTCCCAAAGACTCGTGTATAATTATCAGATTCAAGTATGGATATGTGGTATGTTCAACTTAAAGTCCGTGTAACATATAAGGGTTTTTAACGATGGTAACGGTGACAGGTTGTGAGAGAAAAGTGGACTGGCAAGACCAAGGGATTTGGATTTGTAAGCTTTTCAAATCCTTCAGACCTTGCGGTGGCACTTAAAGAAATGAATGGTAAGTGGTATTTCCATATGTATAAGGCATAAGCCTCTTACTCTGCTTCTGCTACGGTAGTATAACCAACATCTTAAATGGCATA
Encoded proteins:
- the LOC132640142 gene encoding uncharacterized protein LOC132640142, producing the protein MSTVQYNNYSHNGTYFPTPFHPYIGPTPSPVANPVYNATTAIPGGYSLPQYQQAQELFQKVAQTITPEAIQNVKAALASSEIDQKAEAKKKAVPRKAAGQTWEDPTLADWPENDFRIFCGNLGNEVNDDVLSKAFSRFPSFNMARVVREKWTGKTKGFGFVSFSNPSDLAVALKEMNGKYVGNRPVQLRKSKWKDRIDYEALVKQKNESLKKAKSPKKSVLHK